A genomic window from Rhizobium sp. EC-SD404 includes:
- a CDS encoding 3-hydroxybutyrate dehydrogenase encodes MEQRHTAIITGSTSGIGLGIAKALGRADMNIVLNGLAKDDDAARAVAEVQKLTKGKVVFNGADMTKPKEIAELVQSAETEFGAVDVLVNNAGIQHVSKIEEFPIEKWDAIIAINLTSAFHTIRAALPGMKKRGFGRIINIASAHGLVASPYKSAYVAAKHGILGLTKTVALETAENGITINAICPGYVETPLVEGQIADTARERGMTEDEVKENVILKAQPTKEFVSVEEVADIALFLTTPSARSITGTSISVDGGWTAQ; translated from the coding sequence ATGGAACAGCGTCACACCGCCATTATCACCGGCTCGACCAGTGGCATCGGTCTCGGCATCGCCAAGGCGCTCGGCCGCGCCGACATGAACATCGTTTTGAACGGTCTGGCAAAAGATGACGACGCGGCCCGCGCTGTCGCCGAAGTGCAGAAGCTGACCAAGGGCAAGGTCGTCTTCAACGGCGCCGACATGACCAAGCCGAAAGAGATCGCCGAACTGGTTCAGTCCGCGGAGACTGAATTCGGAGCGGTCGATGTGCTGGTCAACAATGCCGGCATCCAGCATGTCTCCAAGATCGAAGAATTCCCAATCGAAAAGTGGGATGCGATCATTGCGATCAATCTCACGAGCGCGTTCCACACTATCCGTGCCGCGCTGCCGGGCATGAAGAAGCGCGGCTTCGGACGCATCATCAACATTGCGTCTGCCCACGGCCTCGTCGCTTCGCCCTACAAGTCGGCCTATGTGGCTGCCAAGCACGGCATTCTCGGCCTGACCAAGACAGTGGCGCTGGAAACCGCCGAAAACGGCATCACGATCAATGCAATTTGCCCAGGCTACGTCGAGACGCCGCTGGTCGAGGGCCAGATCGCCGATACCGCGCGCGAACGCGGCATGACCGAGGACGAGGTCAAGGAAAACGTGATCCTGAAGGCTCAGCCGACCAAGGAATTCGTCAGCGTCGAGGAAGTGGCGGACATCGCGCTGTTCCTGACGACACCGTCGGCCAGGTCCATAACCGGGACATCCATTTCCGTCGATGGCGGCTGGACAGCTCAGTGA
- a CDS encoding patatin-like phospholipase family protein, whose translation MLEEPTPAAENKPSAPASKRSATKTVNLALQGGGAHGAFTWGVLDGLLEDGRIEIEGISGTSAGAMNAAIYAYGNMEGGRDGAREALERFWRDMSLAGEVFSPVKQLPWEKLLGPYSMNSSLTFNTFDNLTRMFSPYEWNPLNLNPLRDLVARSVDFDKLHACKSTKLFVSATNVRTGKVKVFTNEDVTLDAVMASACLPFIYKAVEIDGEHYWDGGYTGNPALFPFFYKCTSRDVVVVHINPMVRDEIPMSAPDIMNRINEVSFNASLVREFRAIDFVARLIDEEWLKDEYKDRLKKILVHSIRSDDALEDLDVASKFELGWSFLQDLRDRGRLYAMEWLERHFDDLGERATVDLKNEYLAGSGV comes from the coding sequence ATGCTGGAAGAACCCACGCCTGCTGCCGAGAACAAGCCGTCGGCGCCCGCATCGAAGAGATCGGCCACAAAGACCGTCAACCTCGCCTTGCAAGGCGGCGGTGCGCACGGCGCCTTTACCTGGGGCGTGCTCGACGGTTTGCTCGAAGATGGCCGCATCGAAATTGAAGGCATCTCCGGCACCTCGGCCGGCGCGATGAACGCTGCCATCTACGCATATGGCAACATGGAAGGCGGCCGCGACGGAGCACGCGAGGCACTCGAGCGGTTCTGGCGCGACATGAGCCTCGCCGGCGAGGTCTTTTCGCCCGTGAAGCAATTGCCGTGGGAGAAGCTTCTCGGACCGTATTCGATGAATTCGTCCCTGACCTTCAACACCTTCGACAATCTGACGCGGATGTTCTCGCCCTACGAGTGGAACCCGCTGAACCTCAATCCGCTGCGCGATCTCGTCGCCCGTTCCGTCGACTTCGACAAACTGCATGCGTGCAAGTCGACGAAGCTTTTTGTCTCCGCCACCAATGTCCGCACTGGCAAGGTCAAGGTCTTCACCAATGAGGACGTGACGCTCGACGCCGTCATGGCTTCGGCGTGCCTGCCCTTCATCTACAAGGCCGTCGAGATCGATGGCGAGCACTATTGGGATGGCGGCTATACCGGTAACCCGGCGCTATTCCCGTTTTTCTATAAATGCACGAGCCGTGACGTCGTGGTCGTTCACATCAATCCGATGGTGCGCGATGAAATCCCGATGTCGGCGCCCGACATCATGAACCGTATCAACGAGGTGTCCTTCAATGCCTCGCTCGTGCGGGAATTCCGGGCCATCGACTTCGTGGCACGGCTGATCGACGAGGAATGGCTGAAGGACGAGTACAAGGATCGCCTGAAGAAGATTCTCGTTCACTCCATCCGCTCGGACGATGCGCTCGAAGATCTCGACGTGGCATCGAAATTCGAACTCGGGTGGAGCTTCCTGCAGGACCTGCGAGACCGCGGCCGCCTCTATGCGATGGAGTGGCTCGAGCGCCATTTCGATGACCTGGGTGAACGGGCGACGGTGGACCTGAAGAACGAATATCTAGCGGGATCCGGCGTCTAG
- the xdhA gene encoding xanthine dehydrogenase small subunit encodes MTLNTRTHIRFRLNERTVTLNALRPTETLLDFLRLERRLTGTKEGCAEGDCGACTVLVGRLNRDGALVYETMTSCIRFVASLDGCHVVTIEHLKAKDGTLHPVQQAMVDHHGSQCGFCTPGIVMALYALWMRDAHPSRPTIEKALQGNLCRCTGYEPIIRAAEAMAEISQTTADPLEAERDAVRAQLAEWQTGETVDMGDGADRLILPADIDALAQSFAANPKATIVAGSTDVGLWVTKQMRPIGPLIFVKQVEGLDAIEETDGGIRIGATVSYTDASAILSETYPAMRAYFDRIGGDQVRNMGTIGGNIANGSPIGDTPPPLIALGATVTLNNAGTHRTVPLEEFFIDYGKQDRQPGEFVERIDVPKLSGNETFAVYKISKRRDEDISALAGAFKLTIEAGRVTDARIAFGGMAATPKRARHVEAALIGRDWTIETIEAALPAFESDYQPLSDWRASSDYRMLTAKNLLRRFFLEQQGETASLKRFAAVEG; translated from the coding sequence ATGACCCTGAACACCCGCACCCATATTCGCTTCCGCCTGAACGAGCGCACGGTGACGCTGAACGCGCTTCGTCCGACCGAGACGCTGCTCGACTTTCTGCGGCTCGAGCGACGCCTGACCGGCACGAAGGAAGGCTGCGCGGAAGGCGATTGCGGTGCGTGTACGGTTCTCGTTGGCCGCCTCAACCGCGATGGCGCGCTGGTCTACGAAACCATGACCTCCTGCATCCGCTTCGTCGCTTCGCTCGACGGCTGCCATGTCGTGACGATCGAGCACCTGAAGGCGAAGGACGGAACACTCCACCCGGTGCAGCAGGCGATGGTCGACCACCATGGATCGCAATGCGGCTTCTGCACGCCCGGCATCGTGATGGCGCTCTATGCGCTCTGGATGCGCGATGCACATCCCAGCCGGCCGACGATCGAAAAGGCGCTGCAGGGCAATCTCTGCCGCTGCACTGGCTATGAACCGATTATCCGCGCTGCCGAGGCCATGGCCGAGATTTCCCAGACGACAGCCGATCCGCTGGAGGCGGAACGTGATGCGGTGCGTGCGCAATTGGCCGAATGGCAGACGGGCGAGACGGTCGACATGGGCGATGGCGCGGATAGACTGATTCTGCCCGCAGACATCGATGCCCTGGCGCAAAGCTTTGCCGCAAACCCGAAGGCGACGATCGTGGCCGGCTCCACCGACGTCGGCCTTTGGGTCACCAAGCAGATGCGCCCCATCGGGCCGCTGATCTTCGTCAAGCAAGTCGAAGGACTGGATGCCATCGAGGAAACGGATGGCGGCATCCGGATCGGTGCAACGGTCAGCTACACCGATGCCAGCGCTATTCTGTCGGAGACATATCCGGCGATGCGCGCCTATTTCGACCGGATCGGCGGCGATCAGGTGCGCAACATGGGCACGATCGGCGGCAATATCGCAAATGGCTCGCCGATCGGCGATACGCCACCGCCGCTGATCGCGCTCGGCGCCACCGTCACGTTGAACAATGCCGGGACGCACCGCACGGTGCCGCTCGAAGAGTTCTTCATCGACTACGGCAAGCAGGACCGGCAGCCCGGCGAGTTCGTCGAACGGATCGACGTTCCAAAACTTTCTGGCAACGAGACCTTCGCCGTCTACAAGATTTCCAAGCGACGCGACGAAGACATCTCGGCGCTCGCCGGTGCTTTCAAGCTGACGATCGAAGCAGGGCGCGTCACCGATGCGCGGATCGCCTTCGGCGGCATGGCAGCGACACCGAAGCGCGCGCGCCACGTCGAGGCAGCGCTTATCGGCCGGGACTGGACCATCGAGACGATAGAGGCCGCCCTGCCCGCTTTCGAAAGCGATTATCAGCCCTTGAGCGACTGGCGCGCCTCCAGTGACTACCGGATGCTGACCGCCAAGAACCTGCTGCGCCGTTTCTTCCTCGAGCAACAGGGCGAGACTGCCAGCCTTAAGCGCTTTGCGGCGGTGGAGGGCTGA
- the xdhB gene encoding xanthine dehydrogenase molybdopterin binding subunit: MNEMKPIRGEAFEAEATIRGGAHVSQRHDSAHKHVTGEAVYIDDMVEPIGTLHGCLGLSTVANGAILSVDLDAVRAAPGVVGVLTGADIPGENDISLTGLHDEPVFAETEVLFHGQPIFAVIAETREAARHACLKAKISYEERPPVIDILDTADDPRLVTPPLTLARGDVQSALASAPYRLDGTMRIGGQDHFYLEGQIAMAIPGEDGDVQVFSSTQHPSEVQHMVAHVLGVPSNAVTVEVRRMGGGFGGKETQGNIFAVVAAVAAKRFGRAVKVRPDRDDDMVATGKRHDFLVDYDVGFDADGRIQGIDYTYAARCGYSSDLSGPVTDRALFHCDNAYYYPAVKAVSAPLFTNTVSNTAFRGFGGPQGVVACERVIEEIAYALGKDPLEVRRANFYDASGVDGDRNVTPYHQTVEDNVIHRVVDELEASSDYQARRAEILAINRESRIIKRGIALTPVKFGISFTATHFNQAGALVHVYTDGSVHLNHGGTEMGQGLFTKVAQIVAEEFQIDLDRVKITATTTGKVPNTSATAASSGTDLNGMAAQIAARTIKDRLIAFAADFYEVPAESIVFSANRVDVGGHPMSFAELVKEAYVARVQLSAAGFYKTPKIHWDRDKGSGRPFYYYAYGAACSEVSIDTLTGEYQVERTDILHDVGKSLNPAIDLGQVEGGFIQGMGWLTTEELWWDGKGRLRTHAPSTYKIPLASDRPLIFNTRLAEWSENAERAVRRSKAVGEPPLMLAVSVLEALSMAVASTADYRVCPRLDAPATPERVLMAIERLKQADAA, encoded by the coding sequence ATGAACGAAATGAAGCCAATTCGCGGCGAAGCCTTCGAGGCGGAAGCCACCATTCGCGGCGGCGCCCATGTTTCGCAACGCCACGATTCCGCGCACAAGCATGTGACCGGCGAAGCGGTCTATATCGACGACATGGTCGAACCGATCGGCACGCTCCATGGCTGTCTCGGGCTTTCCACCGTCGCCAATGGCGCGATCCTTTCCGTCGATCTCGACGCGGTGCGCGCAGCACCGGGCGTCGTCGGCGTTCTGACGGGCGCCGATATACCCGGCGAGAACGACATCAGCCTGACCGGCCTTCATGACGAACCTGTCTTCGCCGAGACGGAGGTGCTCTTCCACGGGCAGCCGATCTTCGCGGTGATCGCCGAAACGCGCGAGGCGGCACGTCATGCCTGCCTCAAGGCCAAGATTTCCTACGAGGAACGGCCACCCGTCATCGATATTCTCGATACGGCCGACGATCCGCGACTCGTGACGCCCCCGCTGACGCTTGCGCGCGGTGATGTCCAGTCGGCGCTTGCGTCCGCGCCATATCGTCTGGACGGCACGATGCGGATCGGCGGACAAGATCACTTCTATCTGGAAGGCCAGATTGCCATGGCCATTCCCGGCGAAGACGGTGATGTCCAGGTGTTCTCCTCAACCCAGCATCCAAGCGAAGTGCAGCACATGGTCGCCCATGTGCTCGGCGTCCCCTCGAACGCAGTGACGGTGGAAGTGCGCCGCATGGGCGGCGGCTTCGGCGGCAAGGAAACGCAGGGCAACATTTTTGCTGTCGTCGCTGCCGTCGCGGCCAAGCGCTTCGGCCGTGCCGTGAAGGTCAGGCCCGATCGCGACGACGACATGGTGGCGACCGGAAAGCGGCACGATTTCCTCGTCGATTACGACGTGGGCTTCGACGCCGATGGCCGCATCCAGGGCATCGATTACACCTATGCGGCGCGTTGCGGCTACTCCTCTGACCTGTCCGGACCAGTGACGGACCGCGCGCTGTTTCATTGCGACAACGCCTACTACTATCCGGCGGTCAAAGCCGTCTCGGCGCCGCTTTTCACCAACACCGTCTCCAACACCGCCTTCCGCGGCTTTGGCGGTCCGCAGGGCGTGGTTGCCTGTGAGCGCGTGATCGAGGAAATCGCCTACGCGCTCGGCAAGGACCCGCTCGAGGTACGCCGCGCCAATTTCTACGACGCGTCCGGTGTTGATGGCGACCGCAACGTGACGCCCTACCACCAGACCGTCGAAGACAATGTCATTCACCGCGTCGTGGATGAGCTTGAGGCTTCGAGCGACTATCAGGCGCGCCGGGCCGAAATCTTGGCCATCAACCGCGAAAGCCGCATCATCAAGCGCGGCATCGCGCTGACGCCGGTGAAGTTCGGCATCTCCTTCACGGCGACGCACTTCAATCAGGCCGGCGCGCTCGTCCACGTCTACACGGACGGGTCGGTTCACCTGAACCATGGCGGCACGGAGATGGGTCAGGGCCTTTTCACCAAGGTCGCGCAGATCGTGGCGGAAGAATTCCAGATCGATCTCGATCGGGTGAAGATCACGGCGACGACGACCGGCAAGGTGCCGAATACATCGGCCACGGCCGCCTCCTCCGGCACCGATCTTAACGGCATGGCAGCCCAGATTGCGGCGCGCACCATCAAGGACCGGCTGATCGCCTTTGCCGCGGACTTCTATGAAGTGCCTGCCGAATCGATCGTCTTTTCGGCCAACCGCGTCGATGTCGGTGGCCATCCCATGTCCTTTGCCGAACTGGTCAAGGAAGCCTATGTCGCCCGCGTGCAGCTTTCCGCGGCTGGCTTCTACAAGACACCCAAGATCCACTGGGACCGCGACAAGGGATCCGGACGGCCCTTCTATTACTACGCCTATGGCGCTGCCTGTTCGGAAGTGTCGATCGATACGCTGACCGGCGAATACCAGGTGGAACGCACCGACATCCTCCACGATGTCGGCAAATCGCTCAATCCCGCGATCGATCTCGGACAGGTAGAGGGCGGCTTCATCCAGGGCATGGGTTGGCTGACGACGGAAGAGCTGTGGTGGGACGGCAAGGGGCGCCTGCGCACCCACGCACCCTCGACCTACAAGATCCCACTGGCGTCCGACCGGCCGCTGATCTTCAACACACGCCTCGCCGAGTGGTCGGAGAATGCCGAGCGCGCCGTCCGCCGCTCCAAGGCCGTCGGCGAGCCGCCATTGATGCTGGCCGTCTCGGTCCTCGAAGCACTGTCGATGGCTGTCGCGAGCACAGCCGACTACCGCGTCTGCCCGCGGCTCGACGCTCCGGCAACACCGGAACGGGTGCTGATGGCGATCGAGCGATTGAAACAAGCCGACGCGGCATGA
- the xdhC gene encoding xanthine dehydrogenase accessory protein XdhC, with protein sequence MITPEAVSRFIEEQGAAVLVTICQAKGSVPREPGAWMLVGKDRLLNTIGGGQLEFTATHHARAILTGEQTDMRLDVPLGPAIGQCCGGHVSLEFRRLTDSENLEVHERVAAGLEARPHVYLFGAGHVGRALAHALSLLPFRTIIVETRAETLVDLPSSVETTLTPLPEEVVASAPAGSAFVVFTHEHALDFLVTKAALERDDAAYVGMIGSDTKRATFESAFRREGGDPRRLQALTCPIGAKLSDKRPEIIGALVAAELVAVLVSGK encoded by the coding sequence ATGATCACGCCCGAAGCGGTCTCGCGCTTCATCGAAGAGCAAGGGGCCGCAGTGCTGGTCACCATCTGTCAGGCTAAGGGCTCCGTGCCGCGCGAGCCCGGGGCCTGGATGCTGGTGGGCAAGGATCGGCTCCTGAACACGATCGGCGGCGGTCAGCTCGAATTTACCGCAACACATCATGCAAGGGCGATCCTAACAGGCGAGCAGACGGACATGCGCCTCGACGTGCCGCTCGGCCCGGCAATCGGGCAGTGCTGCGGCGGTCATGTATCGCTCGAATTCAGGCGGCTAACCGATTCCGAAAACTTAGAAGTTCACGAGCGCGTCGCCGCTGGCCTGGAAGCGAGGCCCCATGTCTATCTCTTCGGGGCCGGCCATGTTGGCCGGGCCCTTGCGCACGCGCTGAGCCTGCTGCCGTTCCGCACCATCATAGTCGAGACACGGGCCGAAACGCTCGTCGATCTCCCCTCCAGCGTCGAGACTACATTGACGCCGCTGCCGGAAGAGGTGGTTGCTTCGGCGCCCGCCGGCTCCGCCTTCGTCGTTTTCACTCATGAGCACGCGCTCGACTTTCTGGTGACCAAAGCTGCGCTGGAACGAGACGACGCCGCCTATGTCGGCATGATCGGCTCGGACACCAAACGCGCGACGTTTGAAAGCGCGTTCCGGCGGGAAGGCGGCGACCCGAGACGTCTTCAAGCGCTCACCTGCCCGATCGGCGCCAAGCTCTCGGACAAGCGACCAGAGATCATTGGCGCACTGGTCGCTGCGGAACTCGTCGCAGTGCTCGTTTCAGGAAAATAA
- a CDS encoding LysR substrate-binding domain-containing protein, producing MDPLPPLNALRAFEAVSRHMSFTRAADELGMTQSAVSYQIKLLEDRVGTPLFLRKPRQIVLSDVGGRLAPMIREAFATMREAVASLNGDTSRTLVINTLQTFAARWLVTRLGSFQLAHPDIAVRLVTAHTYVDFDREEVDVAIRVGTGPWPGLARHKLMDVRFTPMLSPSLAETIGGVKEPADILKLPILAPRDHWWPLWLNAAGLDPDALKNRPDHRMSAQALEAGMAIAGIGVGILTPEFYPSELALGQLIQPFDIICTDDTATHWLVYAESRRNAPQIRAFRNWILSQAGVEGG from the coding sequence ATGGACCCGCTGCCGCCGCTGAACGCACTGCGTGCCTTCGAGGCGGTCAGCCGCCATATGAGCTTCACCCGCGCCGCCGACGAGCTCGGCATGACGCAATCGGCAGTCAGCTACCAGATCAAGCTTCTGGAGGATCGTGTCGGCACGCCGCTTTTTCTGCGCAAGCCGCGCCAGATCGTGCTCAGCGATGTGGGCGGGCGGCTCGCGCCGATGATACGGGAAGCCTTTGCGACGATGCGAGAGGCCGTCGCCAGCCTCAACGGGGATACCTCCCGCACGCTCGTCATCAACACGCTGCAGACTTTCGCGGCTCGCTGGCTGGTAACGCGACTCGGCTCGTTTCAGCTCGCCCATCCGGACATCGCCGTCAGGCTGGTAACCGCGCACACCTACGTCGATTTCGACCGTGAGGAGGTCGATGTCGCGATCAGGGTCGGCACCGGTCCCTGGCCGGGTCTTGCGCGTCACAAACTGATGGACGTTCGCTTCACGCCCATGCTGAGCCCGTCGCTTGCCGAGACGATCGGCGGCGTGAAGGAGCCGGCCGATATCCTCAAGCTGCCGATCCTCGCGCCGCGCGACCATTGGTGGCCGCTCTGGCTGAATGCCGCGGGTCTGGACCCGGATGCGCTGAAGAACCGACCGGACCACCGGATGAGCGCACAGGCGCTCGAAGCGGGCATGGCGATCGCCGGCATCGGTGTCGGCATTCTGACGCCGGAATTTTATCCGAGCGAATTGGCGCTTGGCCAGTTGATCCAGCCTTTCGACATCATTTGCACGGACGACACAGCCACCCACTGGCTCGTCTACGCGGAAAGCCGCCGCAACGCCCCGCAGATCCGCGCCTTCCGCAACTGGATTCTTTCACAAGCAGGCGTCGAAGGTGGTTGA
- a CDS encoding urate hydroxylase PuuD, producing the protein MYEYAIAWEWLSFAVRWLHVITAIAWIGSSFYFIALDLGLTKRPGMPVGASGEEWQVHGGGFYHIQKYMVAPAAMPEHLTWFKWESYATWLSGFAMLAVVYYAGADLYLIDRSVLDVSAPVATLISLASLGFGWVLYDQLCKSPIGKHTTGLMIVLYGVLVAMAWGYTQLFTGRAAFLHLGAFTATIMSANVFLIIIPNQKIVVADLKAGRAPDPRLGLQAKQRSLHNNYLTLPVIFLMLSNHYPLAFGTAYNWVIASLVFLMGVTIRHWFNTKHARKGSPTWTWIVTLVIFIVIMWLSTVPRQVTEDGVEAAGAVAPAFAAFAEDVHFDEARDTIQGRCSMCHAAEPVWEGIHRAPKGVLLETDAEIAAHAREIYLQSGRSHAMPPGNLTAMTEAERSLISAWYESAAYGADR; encoded by the coding sequence ATGTATGAATACGCGATCGCCTGGGAATGGCTGTCTTTTGCCGTGCGCTGGCTGCACGTCATCACCGCCATCGCCTGGATCGGCTCGTCCTTCTACTTCATCGCGCTGGATCTCGGCCTGACGAAGCGCCCGGGAATGCCCGTGGGTGCGAGCGGCGAGGAATGGCAGGTGCATGGCGGCGGCTTCTACCACATCCAGAAATACATGGTCGCCCCGGCCGCCATGCCGGAGCACCTCACCTGGTTCAAATGGGAAAGCTATGCGACCTGGCTTTCCGGCTTCGCGATGCTCGCCGTCGTCTATTATGCCGGCGCGGATCTCTACCTGATCGACCGCAGTGTCCTCGACGTTTCGGCACCCGTCGCGACCCTGATCTCGCTAGCCTCGCTCGGCTTCGGCTGGGTGCTCTACGACCAGCTCTGCAAGTCTCCGATCGGCAAACATACGACCGGCCTGATGATCGTGCTCTACGGCGTGCTGGTGGCCATGGCCTGGGGCTACACCCAGCTCTTCACCGGGCGCGCGGCGTTCCTGCATCTCGGTGCGTTCACCGCGACGATCATGTCGGCCAACGTGTTTCTCATTATCATCCCGAACCAGAAGATCGTGGTGGCCGACCTGAAGGCCGGCCGTGCGCCCGATCCACGCCTCGGGCTGCAGGCCAAGCAGCGCTCGCTACACAACAACTACCTGACGCTGCCCGTTATCTTCCTGATGCTGTCGAACCACTATCCGTTGGCGTTCGGCACGGCCTACAATTGGGTGATCGCCTCGCTCGTCTTCCTGATGGGCGTGACGATCCGGCACTGGTTCAACACCAAGCACGCCCGCAAGGGCTCGCCGACCTGGACGTGGATCGTGACGCTGGTGATCTTCATCGTCATCATGTGGCTGTCCACCGTCCCCCGCCAGGTTACGGAGGACGGTGTCGAAGCTGCCGGTGCTGTGGCCCCGGCCTTCGCGGCATTCGCGGAAGACGTGCATTTCGACGAGGCGCGCGACACCATCCAGGGACGCTGCTCCATGTGTCATGCGGCAGAGCCGGTCTGGGAAGGCATCCACCGTGCACCCAAGGGCGTTCTTCTCGAAACAGATGCGGAGATTGCAGCCCACGCCCGCGAGATCTACCTGCAATCCGGCCGCAGCCACGCCATGCCGCCCGGCAATTTGACGGCGATGACCGAAGCGGAGCGCTCGCTGATCAGCGCCTGGTATGAAAGCGCTGCGTATGGAGCAGACCGATGA
- the guaD gene encoding guanine deaminase, with protein sequence MSARLLRGRLLSFTRRPEAADDHTSYRYEEDGGLLMQDGRIKAIGPFKQVKAMAPENAAVIDHRPYLIMPGFIDPHIHYPQMQVVGSYAGSLLEWLNTYTFIEEQRFDDEIHSARIAGRFFDELVRHGTTTAVAYCSVHRSSADNFFAEASRRNLRMIAGKVMMDRNAPEALTDTPQSSFEDTQHVIDRWHGKGRNLVAITPRFAITSSPEQMEMAQALAKRNPDLHIQTHLSENKAEIEFACELYPSAKDYTDIYARYGLLGPRTLLGHAIHLSDRELGALAEADAVPVSCPTSNLFLGSGLFDLRRVEKAGLRAAFATDIGGGTSYSMLRTMDEAYKVQQLAGNRMPPLESAWRMTRGNADALGLTDQVGTLDEGSEADVVVLDAQATPAMALKMERVTTLSEELFLLQTMGDDRAIREVYVAGEPGKSALMH encoded by the coding sequence ATGAGCGCGCGCCTGCTGCGCGGAAGGCTGCTCTCCTTCACGCGCAGACCTGAAGCCGCCGACGACCACACAAGCTACCGTTACGAGGAAGATGGCGGCCTTCTGATGCAGGATGGGCGCATCAAGGCGATCGGGCCCTTCAAGCAGGTGAAGGCGATGGCACCGGAGAACGCGGCTGTCATCGATCATCGGCCGTACCTCATCATGCCGGGCTTCATCGATCCGCATATCCATTATCCGCAGATGCAGGTCGTCGGCTCCTATGCCGGCTCACTTCTGGAATGGCTGAACACCTACACCTTCATCGAGGAACAGCGCTTCGACGACGAAATCCACTCGGCGCGGATCGCCGGGCGCTTTTTCGACGAACTCGTGCGCCACGGCACGACGACGGCGGTCGCCTATTGTTCGGTGCACCGCTCGAGCGCCGACAATTTCTTCGCCGAAGCGAGCCGCAGGAACCTGCGCATGATCGCCGGCAAGGTGATGATGGACCGCAACGCGCCGGAAGCTTTGACCGATACGCCGCAATCGTCGTTCGAAGACACGCAACACGTGATCGACCGCTGGCACGGCAAGGGACGCAACCTCGTTGCCATTACGCCGCGCTTCGCCATCACGTCCTCGCCCGAACAGATGGAGATGGCGCAAGCGCTGGCCAAGCGGAATCCGGATCTTCACATCCAGACGCATCTTTCTGAAAACAAGGCGGAAATCGAATTCGCCTGCGAGCTCTATCCGAGCGCCAAGGACTACACCGACATCTACGCGCGCTATGGCCTGCTCGGACCACGCACGCTTCTCGGCCACGCCATCCATTTGAGTGATCGCGAGTTGGGCGCGTTGGCGGAGGCAGATGCGGTGCCCGTTTCTTGCCCGACCTCGAACCTCTTCCTCGGCAGCGGCCTCTTCGACCTGCGCCGCGTGGAGAAGGCCGGCCTGCGCGCGGCCTTTGCCACCGACATCGGCGGTGGCACGAGCTATTCGATGCTGCGCACGATGGACGAGGCCTACAAGGTGCAGCAACTGGCCGGCAACCGCATGCCACCACTCGAAAGCGCATGGCGCATGACGCGCGGCAATGCCGATGCGCTGGGCCTCACCGACCAGGTCGGCACACTGGACGAAGGCTCCGAAGCGGATGTCGTGGTGCTCGACGCCCAGGCGACACCCGCCATGGCGCTGAAGATGGAACGGGTTACCACGCTTTCGGAGGAGCTATTCCTGCTGCAGACCATGGGTGACGACCGTGCCATCCGCGAAGTCTACGTTGCCGGCGAGCCGGGCAAATCGGCGCTGATGCATTGA
- the uraH gene encoding hydroxyisourate hydrolase — MSEGGRLTTHVLDTASGRPASGLAIELFRLEGSERVQLKSVTTNSDGRCDAPLLAGESLSAGTYELVFHAGDYLRAQAQPLPEPAFLDVVPIRFGIADAGAHYHVPLLISPYGYSTYRGS, encoded by the coding sequence ATGAGCGAAGGCGGCCGACTGACCACCCATGTCCTCGACACCGCATCGGGACGTCCGGCTTCCGGCCTAGCGATCGAGCTGTTCAGGCTCGAAGGCTCCGAGCGCGTCCAACTCAAAAGCGTCACGACCAATTCCGACGGGCGCTGCGATGCACCGCTGCTCGCGGGCGAAAGCCTGTCGGCAGGAACCTACGAGTTGGTCTTCCACGCAGGCGACTATCTGCGGGCGCAGGCGCAGCCTCTTCCCGAGCCCGCCTTTCTCGACGTCGTGCCGATCCGTTTCGGCATCGCCGATGCCGGCGCCCACTACCATGTGCCGCTACTGATATCGCCGTACGGCTACTCGACCTATCGTGGTAGTTGA